The nucleotide window TGAATGCACCTTGTTGGCCAATGCTGATAGTCATTCCCTTGATAGCTGCATTCAGGTCCGACTTTGACAGCTCCGCAGCAAACTCCTGTTGAAATCGCACCTGCTCTGGAAATGGTTCCCCAAAATTTTCACAACTGCTCCTGACATCTCCGGATGAAGCAGTTATTGCCGCTCTGTTATTTTCGGCCAGCGACCCTCCATCGGCTGATTGTCGCTCGAACATTGTTTTTAACAACCGCCGACATTCTGCAACCTCCGGGTGGTCAACACCAAGATGCTTTTCCTTGGAATTGGCCATAGCGCGCTTGTTGCTAGCGAGTCTTTTCAAGACCAGACTATGAATAGACTTTGTTGAATTGGGCCTCTCGCCCCTTGGGTCGCCATGAGCCCCTTTTTGTTTCTCATGCCCTGCAGCTGCTTCAACAGAATTAGCTTGAGAATAGTATACCAGGGCAAGATTTTTCTGTGATTCTGCCACCCGCAGGTCATCAGAGCCAAAAGTATTTGTTGCCAGTTCAAGAGCCTGTTCCGCGGGTTTCACAGCGGCCACATACCAACCCTGCTGATGGAAGGCAATCACTCGTGCATTCAATTGTCGCCATTTCTCTACATAGTCCACCCCTAAACCTCCCTTAGCACTCTGTGACTATTCATAATCTGGAATTTCTCACCGGGGTTGTCCTCTCCTGGCGGCTTCTCAGCCTCAGGCCGCACTGTTTGCTGGCAACAGTGCGGCGACTGCCGCATCTTGCCTTCGGCACTGTCGCACTACACAGGTGATCACAAAGTATTCCTCTTTCCCAGCCTCCACCTTCCCCCGGGAACTATTCCTCACTGTTCCTCAAACAATGCAGCCTCACGCACCTTGTAGAGCGTCAAGGTTAATCAAGCAATAACAGTGCCAGTTCGCCCGGAAGTACAGAGAGAAAATGGTATAGAGATGAGATAATTAGCCTGGAAGAGATATGAGAACATGGAAAAGGCGAGCCGAGCTATAGCATAGCTCGCATCTGGAGAAAGATAGCGGTTACCGATGTACGCCTGAGGCAACTGTAAAATAGGCGGCCGCTCGGCCATACGGCTTTCCAAGCCTGGTCTCCCCCGGCTAGCGATCGCCGCAGGGTGCCATTGTCCCAGCCAAAAACATTGGCCCCAGACACCGAGAACTCGACAAATGCAGCCCACTCCATAACAGCCTTTAACCATAGAAGGCTGGCCATGGCTTGAGGAATCGCTGCTGCCGCTTCACGACTCTGTGAAAGGAGCCTGGCGCTGCCCTGGGCAGGTACACCAACCGGGCTCACTGCAAGGGCAGCGACGCGCCTGTCGGCAATCAGCTGCGGCTACGGCAGAAAAGACGCCCACGCTCATGCACCCCTGAGGTAACGCACATCCTGACCGTAGCCCCTGCCTCCTGCTGATTGCGGCAACATGCATTCACCTGGAAAGATTCTGCTCTGATCTTATTGAAGTTCTGCCGGTTTCTCCTCATAAAGATGTATGTCGCGCTGTGGGAAGGGAATTGATATGCCCTCTTCATCGAAACGCCTTTTTACAGTCTCTGTTGTGTCAAAATAAACATTCCAATAGTCTGCCGTCTTTACCCACGGCCGAACCACAAAATTAACGCTGCTGTCCGCCAGTTCTGACACAGCAATCGTCGGTGCTGGGTCTTTGAGCACTCGCTCGTCCTGCGCTAGAATACCCTGCAGAACCTGTCTCACCTTCTTGAGGTCGTCGCCGTAGCCCACACCTATTACCATATCCACTCGCCTGGTATCCTTGGCGGAATAATTGATGATGTTGTCTCCCATAAGCTTGGCGTTCGGCACTATTATGGTCTTATTGTCAGGGGTAGTGAGCTGAGTAGTGAAAATCTGGATCTCTGCAACTACCCCAGCAACGCCGGCGGCTTCAACATAGTCGCCTGCCTTCAATGGTCTGAAGAGAATCATCAGAACTCCAGCAGCAAAATTTGCCAGAGACCCCTGCAAGGCAAGACCGATTGCCAGGCCAGCGGCACCGATGACGGCAATGAATGAAGTTGTCTGGACTCCCAGTTG belongs to Deltaproteobacteria bacterium and includes:
- a CDS encoding tetratricopeptide repeat protein, with the protein product MDYVEKWRQLNARVIAFHQQGWYVAAVKPAEQALELATNTFGSDDLRVAESQKNLALVYYSQANSVEAAAGHEKQKGAHGDPRGERPNSTKSIHSLVLKRLASNKRAMANSKEKHLGVDHPEVAECRRLLKTMFERQSADGGSLAENNRAAITASSGDVRSSCENFGEPFPEQVRFQQEFAAELSKSDLNAAIKGMTISIGQQGAF
- a CDS encoding mechanosensitive ion channel; its protein translation is MDFSTILPRLQEFAAFYGIRILAAIIILVVGRWIAKALKNFVERMMTRSNVDATLISFIGNLTYVALLTFVVIAAINQLGVQTTSFIAVIGAAGLAIGLALQGSLANFAAGVLMILFRPLKAGDYVEAAGVAGVVAEIQIFTTQLTTPDNKTIIVPNAKLMGDNIINYSAKDTRRVDMVIGVGYGDDLKKVRQVLQGILAQDERVLKDPAPTIAVSELADSSVNFVVRPWVKTADYWNVYFDTTETVKRRFDEEGISIPFPQRDIHLYEEKPAELQ